The Phragmites australis chromosome 13, lpPhrAust1.1, whole genome shotgun sequence DNA window GAGCCAAGCTTTTAGCTCACAGCTCAAAGTGTTAACCATGGCTAACaaaatctattatcttagtatacggggaagaaaaaaaaaggagcctCCACGTTAATCCTCAAGGACTACAAATTCCCACATTAATcgaagaaaatgaaaaatatcTACACCATGTATAACTTTACGTCAGAAAGAAGGACGGTTCGGATTGGAGATACGAATTGGAAATTGAACCGAAAACGTCAGAAAGCACGGCTCGGATTGGATATACCAATTGGAAATTGAACCGAAAGCACAGGTCGGATTGGTCTCCAAAACTTTATGTCAGAAAGCAGatagatatttaaatattaTAGGCATCTTCGTATCCTTAATAGATTCATCATCAATAGCTTATCATGACAATAAATATGGTATCACGAAAGACCAGAACAATACACGCAGACCCAAATTTTGGAGTTCGATCGACAAGTACGGACACAGATCCAAAATTTTGTCACCAATTGCTGAGGCTACAACTCGTGGACCACTACCACTTGGTTTGCAACTCGCCTGATTGGTATGCTCCATGCCCATGCCTTCTTCTTGGCCGTTACTATATTGACATCAGCATATTACATATCATCAAATTAATTTTGTTCTCAAAGTTAACCTGACAGATCCAAAACTCGCGTACCACTTTCACCTTGGTTTGCATCTTGCTGATTGGTATGCTCCATGCCCATACCTTCTTCATGCACTATATTGACATACGCATATTACATATCATCAAATTAATTTTGTTCTCAAAGTAAACCTGATAGAATTCAAATTTTCTTTCACCTTGGTTTGCATCTTGTTCACTAACTAATGGCATACATAACAAGAAATAATCGGCAAGATTAACAAAGGCTAGGAGCAGTACCCTTTACTTCTGACGAGCAAGCATAGGTGATGTCCCTGATAGGAGTGGCCACTGCGAAGAGCAGCGAGAGGgcgagaagaggaagaagcaacgCCATCTTTTCTGAAAGCTTCCTTCCTCCGCTCCTTGAGGTGGCTGTGGCCTGTAGCTCTCTATACCCATAACCCCGGCCACCTTGCGGCCTTTTTTATAGAGATTTCGAGCGCCCCATCGGTAGCTTTCAGCAGTTGAAATGACCTGCTTTTAATCCAGTCCAACCACTTGACTACTACTGCTATAACTGCTTATTTCTGCCGAGGCCGTACCAGATTCGGGCATCATTTTtccccttccttctcttctttttttaccATCCAATTGTCGCTAGTTTCTTTATAATGTGTCAAGTACATCACTCGTGACTGGTTCGCAACATAACTAGTGCGAAGGAATGATAGATATATAACTATACTAATGCGAAAAATAATCTCAACcttttttggggaaaaaaagaaTCTCAATAATGTAGTAACACCGTTCAAGCAAGATAGTCTGCGCCATGAAGAACGCCGGGAGGAATATGTCCGCTCTAGCAGAGTAGATGCGGTCTTCGGGTAGGCATGTGATGAGAGGGTCAGTAATGGGCTTTCCTTGTGACTGCTCTATTTTTGTATGGGCCAGCCTACCAAATATATGGCCCAAAGTGATGCTTCGCCCGCTGAAACTGTCTCGTCCGGTagggatggcggcggcggcggcaacgtcGGCAAGGCCGAACCCCTGACTTGTGGGCATTGGCGATGCTCGCTGTGGCTCTGTTGTTGGCAGCCGGCCAGCTGCCGCCCTTCTCTACAATATCTGAGGTAAACTTTATCCTTCTTGATGTGTAACTTTCTGCACAATCTGAGTTTCCTCATGATCGTCTGTCTTCATCTGTGTGCATGTTGAATAGTACTCTCTTTACTTTGGGTTACTTTCGGTTTCCTAGTTTGTTTATTCAGACAGGAGGCTAATTACAGTGGTGAGAGCTCATGGTTTCCATCGATTTGAAGCAGAAGCAGCCAAGGAGATCAAATATTTCGTCGTGGGAATTGGGGTGTTATAAAATTTCCAGAGCTGCCATTAGTGCAAGCACAATACAGCGAAACTTTTCTTCATAATCCTGATCGTTAcagagggaagaaaaaaaagcactTCTTCGGGCCAGGCTGGGCCATACCACACTACAACACATTTCTGTTGCTCATCGGAGTGTCGCAGGGCTCACCTCGCCTAACACCGCCCTCGGTATCTACACCCGTCGCGCCGGAGCTAGAGACGCTAAAGGCTAAGCAGATCAACCATGGTgtagctgcagctgcagcagccgCGAGTACGCGCCGTCGGGACGCGACACGAGGTCCCCGTGGCTGCCCTGCTCCACCACGCGCCCGTCCTGCACCACGGCGATCGAGTCCACGCCCCGGATCGTCGACAGCCTGTGCGCGACCAGCACCGCGGTGCGGCCCTTCATGATGCGCTCCAGCGCCTCCTGCAGCACGCACTCGGACTCGGCGTCCAGGGCGCTCGTCGCTTCGTCCAGCAGGAGCACGGCGGGGTCCTTGAGCACCGTGCGCGCGATGGCGATGCGCTGCTTCTGGCCGCCCGAGAGCTGCACCCCGCGCTCGCCGACAGGGGTCTTGTACCCGTCCGGGAGCGCGCTGACGAAGCCATGCACGTTGGCCACCTTGGCGGCCTCGatgacctcctcctccgtcgCGCCGTCCTTGCCGTAGGCGATGTTCTCCAGGATGCTGGTGGCGAACAGCACGGGCTCCTGCTGCACCAGGCCGATCTTGAGGCGCAGAGACTTCAAGTTGAGCCTCCGGATGTCCTTGCCGTCGATCATAACCTTACCGGCGATGGGGTCGTAGAAACGCTCGATGAGAGCAATGACAGTGCTCTTCCCTGACCCGCTCGCTCCAACGAGCGCCTGGCTCTGTCCAGCTCGGATCCTCAGGCTGAAGTCCTTGAAGACCATCACGTCGGGACGCGTCGGGTACGCGAAGTCGACATGGCGGAAGTCAATCTCGCCACGGATCGACTCCACCTGCTCGGCGTCCGGCTCATCCGGGTCGATGCGCGTCCTGTTGTTGAGGATGGAGAACACGGACCGGATGGACTCGCCGCCACGGACGATCTCCGGCGCGAGGCTGACGGTCTCGGCGACGGAGTTGGCGGTGATGACGAGCACGACGAAGACCTTGATGACCTTGGAGAAGGTGGATACGTGGGAGCGGACGAGGTGCGCGCCGAACCAGAGGATGAGCGCCTCGGAGGCGTACAGCGAGAGCTGCGAGAGGCCGAAGAGCGCCCCTGAGATCTGGCTGCGGCGCAGGCTGTGCATCTGCGGGACGCGAAGCTCGCTGCAGAAGAGGGACAGGATCTTGTCCTGCGCGTTGAAGGCCGCCACGGTGCGGATGTTGCTGACGCCCTCCCCGGCGATCATGCTCGTCTTGGCGTGCGCCTTGGCGGTGTCGCCCGCGAAGCCCTTCATGGACAGTTGCTGCCACCAGACAAATCATTAGTGTCAGTCATCGCCGCTCGACATTCACAAAGCTCCACGTCACGTAATCATTTCAACGTAGAACACACATGCGAAGTGCACGCCTTAAAAAGGTTGTACTAGTGAGTAGTGAGTAGTGCCGTTGTCTGAAAGAGCTGGCGGGCCATGGACCATGGCCACTGAAAGCGAACTGTCTCGTGCACACCGAGCATGCGTCATGCAATCTTTACGAATCACCGCAGGAAATTATTGCTAGCAAGAAGCCACGGGGGTCTGTATGGCCCTGTGGCGCGAAAACGTGAGGCTGGCTGGCGCGGCGTTCTGCGCGACACTGTCCTCGCGGACACGACGCGATCACGGCAACAGGACACGGCCGCAGACGGCGCAGAGCCTGCAAGAGCGCCATGTGCGAGACTGCGATCGTAAAGCCGCTGCCCCCCGTGGAGCAAAGCAAAGCCCCCAGATTCCCGTGCACAAGGCGGCCGTGCAACAGACACTGCCGCAGCCTCGCAGGCCGAGGACGGGACCACAGGCGAAAACCCTATCCATGGCCGCGCCCACGCCGTGCTTTGTTTCATCACTCTAAAATGCACATTTCGAGCAGCAATCAGCAGCTTCCGGCGATAAATGGCGCAGGGCCTAAACGCTATCGGGAGCTTCGTAATAGTTATTTACGGGCACTTGCGGATAAGCCATGGCCGGGAAGGGCGTCATCTTCTTGCGAGGATTAAAGAAGGGGCAGAGAGGAGCAAGCTTGCCAGTGGGCTCACATGCCTCGCACAGTAATTCAGGCCAGTTGCGGCAGTAGCGGCATGGGCCACGGATCCTACCATGACGTGCCCATGAATTCAATGGTGCCCTCTTGTCTCGAACTGATTCGGCAAGCTGCAACGGCTGCCTGAGCCCCGCGCAGGTGAGATCATTGTGCAAAGCACTTAGTTTGGGAGGAAATAGCTAGGTCAATTCACCAAATCCAGCTAAGATTACTGACGGTAAATGCGAGTAAGTGGTGTTGCATTGTTTTACCTGGGCAAAGTTCGCGAGGACGAGGAGAGGGAAGGTGACCAGGATGAGAAGGGCGACCCGCCATTCAATAATGAAGCCCACCACGAAGGACACAAGGAGGGAGGTCATGTTCTGCAGCATGACCGAAATCCGCTCAGCTATGGCCGACTTCACATCTGCAGCGTCAGTGGAAAGGCGTGCTGCCACAAGGCTTGAATTGTTCTCCTCCTGATCGAACCATCCAACATCATTCCTCAAGATCACTGCAAAGAAGTTTGAGACAACCTCAGGTTATCAAATATCAAGTAATGCGCATTGTACAAAGCTGGCGAGAGGGGGAACATGTTAAGGCAACTTGTGAATTCATACCGGCAAGCATCATCCTCCGCACCCTGGTGGTCAGGTTTTCACCCATGATGCTGAAGAAGTAATGCTGAACGAGGTATGCAACAACAGCATACAGTCCGGTGCCAATGTAAATGAACACGTACTCCCTGGTCTTCCTCTCCATTTTGTTGGGGTTCCGGTAATAGAACACTTCGATCATGTTGCTCATCACAATAGCAAACGTCGGGCCGATAAACCCAGACaggatggacccgatagcaccCAGTATGGTGTAGGGCCACTCTGGTGCATTCAGCTTAAGGAGTTTGAAGAAGTAACCCTTTGGTGCTGGGTACTTTCGGTCATTGTCGGCATTGGAAACCATCTCAATGCGGCCATCTGCACCCGTGCTGTATGAGTAGCTCAAATTCCTCAAACTTCCTGACCTGAGGCTCAATGAACGAGTGGACAGGGAATTGCTCAAGCGGGATGACCGGGACTTGCGGGTTGATGGGCATGCACGGTTTCTGGCTGTCTCTTGGAATCTAATGAGCGTGGCATAAGCTCCTGAGCTTCCTTTGGCAAGGAGCTCATCATGAGTACCGGTCTCAACAACCTGACCTTGCTGGATCACGGCGATCATGTCAACACACCTTATGGTTGATAACCTGTGCGCAACCACAACAGTTGTCCTTCCAACCATCAAGCGGTCAAGGGCTTCTTGAACAATACTCTCTGAACCAGCATCGAGCGCACTGGTGGCCTCATCTAGAAGCAGAATCTTTGGATTCTTCAGCATTGCACGAGCGATGGCAATACGTTGCTTCTGACCACCAGAGAGCTGAAGTCCCCTCTCTCCCACCTGCGTTTCACAAAAGGGGATTGGTCACTTCCATTCAAGAAGTTTGTATAAGTTACCATGAATAAAAGAGTTGCAAGTGTGCTTTGAGGGAAAATTGCAAGTAAATCAAAACATAGTGTTATAAGCCAGTACAAAATATAAGTAGAAGTAGAAGTAGAACCCACATGAGTGTTGTAGCCATTAGGAAGAAGAGCAATGAAGCTATGGGCATTGGCTGAAGTAGCCGCAGCCTCAACCTCAGCCATCGTGGCATCAGGCTTGCCATAAAGAATATTCTCAAGAATTGTAGTTGCAAAAAGTGCaggttcctgattcaccaaaCCAATCTGATCTCTGAGCCACTTCAATTGCAGCGTCTTGATGTCCACATTATCCAGCAAAACTTGCCCTGCAGCAACAACTATGGTCACTTACTAAAACCTAAGCAGAATGACATCAACATCAGGTGTACAATTCATTTGCTTACCCTGATTAGGATCATAAAACCGCTCGATGAGAGCAACAACAGTGCTCTTTCCAGACCCACTGCCACCGACGACCGCTGCAGTTTTGCCAGCAGGAAAGAAGAGCGAAAATTCACGGAAAATCATGACGTCCGGGCGGGAAGGGTAGCTGAAGGACACTTCCTTGAACTCGATATTGCCATGAACTTCATCAAGGCACCTCCCGTCCGCTGTGTCCTGAACTATCGTCGGCCTCTGCCTTATCACCTCCAACAGCTTGTAACCAGCAATCTTCCCTTTGCTGAATGCTCCAAGATTCGAGAACGACTGCCCCAGGCTCCTGCGATCATTAAAAAAGTCACGCATTGGTCATATTTTTCTCACAGGAATAGTGCAGCTGCAGAACAGCAGCGTAAGCTGAAGAACGGTTCAGAGCACTGACAGGCCGCCGACGATCGCCGAGAAAATCGCCGTGAAGGCCTTCCCACCATCCGTCTGCCGGTTCCGGATGAACACGCCCGCGTACCAGAACACCAGCGCCCATGACATACAAGCAATTCCGTAGGTGCAGCCAATGCCAAGCCCTTTGGCCATCCCGGCCTTGTACCCCAGCTTCAGGGTGTTCTGAATCGCCTCCGAGTAGGAGTTCAGGGCCTTGGTCTCCCCCACATAGGAGTAGACCGTCCTCACCTGGGCGATGGCCTACGCAGAAGGTTGAAACTTTGGCATCAAAATTACTCACAAATTTACATCAAAAAGGGGCAGGATATAATCTTTCCTACATTTGAGCTTGTCACCCAAAAACCAGGTGGTCAAGTACAGCATGGGTGGCAAGAGCTATCCCAAGGAAAAGTGCAAAACGACATGAAACGTTAGATCATCCATCGAAAAATGCCGATCGGATCTAACAAGGAAGCTTGAAAGGATCCAAAACGACATCATATTGAAGCCATGTGCCCAGCTACCGCGCTGCATTGGACTCTTTGACCGACCCGAGCTAGAGCCCACACTCCCACAGTTCCCTTCCCCACCCAGCCATCTTGATTTGTAGGAATGGAAAGGAATTTCCAGAAATAGTACGTGCTCCGTGCCCGTATCAGtggttgggacttgggagaaGGGAGATGGTACCTGCTCGGCTATGATTCCGGCATTGGCGTACGAGTCCCGGCTCTTGGAAGTGAGACCGGTGAGCGTGTACGCGTACAGCCCGCCGGCGAAGGCGATACCCGGGATGACGGCGATGCTGAGCAGCGCGAGCCGCCAGGCCGAGACGAACCCGACGACCAGCCCGGCGAGGAACGTCGCGAGGTAGTGGATGAAGTTGCCGACCTGCATCCATTCCATTTCCGTTCGTCACGGTCGTCAGATCTTTAGGCACGCCGGAGCCATGAGCCACCTGTAGTGGAGGGGCAGGATAATGAGTGGGCTGGTCACCTTCTCGCCGATGGCGTCCTGAACGAGGAGAGTGTCGGTGGAGACGCTGAAGACGACGTCGCCGGTGCGCGCGTCGGTGTCGAAGAAGCCCACGTCCTGCCGCAGCACGGCCTCCAGGTACCGCCGCCGCAGCGCACCCACCTGGCGCtcgcccgtgtacatccagcacGCAATCTCTGCACGAAAACGGAGCACAGGCTAAGGCCACGACGCCGCAACACTGGCCGGCAAGAACGAGCGCTGAGAGGCGCGTAAGCCGAGCATGGGGAGGCACCAACCCAAGTACGACGAGGCACAGACCACGAGGCCGAGGTAGACGAAGTAGAGCGAGTACTGGAGCGCACAAAGAAAGCACAGACTAAAGAATCAGTGTTTAGTAATCTCACAGCGGGAGAAGGAAATAGCAAGCATAAAGACGAGAGATTTTCAAGCCGGCATGATGCCGCGAATGAATACGTACCTTGGACACCTCGTCCGTCATGCGGCGGAGATTGTGTTGGTTCTTGCCGAAGCCGTTGACGAGctcgccgaagaggaggaagaacacCGGCATGGCGGCGCCGTGCACCACCGCGCCGGCGCTCCCCGCCGCCATGAGCAGCCAGTCCAGCGGGTCCGCGAAGCTAAACAACTCGTGGAACGCCACGCTCTGCTCCGGCCGCTTCTTCACCGCCTCGCACCCTCCGCCGCTGCAGCTCCCCGCCTCCGCTTTCGTCGCCTCCTCCGCCATTGCCACGCCTCCCCGGCTTTCCCTGACGACACAAGAGCGCCCTCACGGCCTTCGCATTGGACCTAAGAACACACAGAAGCGTGGACTCAAAACTAAAAAGCCGCTCCTACTCTTCCTCCCCTCGAGCAGTTCCCGGCGCCGCTCGCCTTGATCTTATACTGCAGCCGAGCACCACTGTCGCAGTGCGCGGATTGTTTTGGCCGGGGCACTTGGCGTGCTTAAAAACGCTTTTGCGTTTTTTTAAATCTGGTTCTAGAATTTGTTTCCTTTGAGGGAGAGGGAAGTGAGGAGGAGTAGCAGCGAGTTGAGGTTGCGCTCGAGGGGTCAGGTCACGCACGCCTCGGCATCAAATCGCTCCGAGCCCTGGACTGTATCGGTGGTTTCCCGGGCGGTGTGCTTGCCTTGTGCGGTGAGCGTAGCAGCATGGGAGATGCAAAAAATTCATTATTGGCAGAGCACGCGGCTCGCTGCCATTTCGGGGGCTACGTGTCAGTACGAGTAGGATGTAGGGTATTCGTACTCTAGAAGTATAGAACCCATGTACGTGTGCggaatttttaattttgatctttttaaGAACTTTTTCTATGCATGACCTATGAGGAAATAATgttaaaaaaagataatttttAAGATATTATGATATTTGATGTCATAGTTAAATAGCACGATACCATAATAATTGATATCGTGATAATTATCATGTATAATCTTTCAAATCtgaaataaaaaattgctaGCACGGTGTCAAAGGTTATCGCCATTTGACCACGACCTCAAATATTATGGTgcagtgaaaaaaaattatttttgaatttatttttccAGAGTCTATtagcagaatatatatatatatatatatattaaatatcaaaatgtaaaaaaaaccaCTGTACGTGTACGGTCGCATTGGAGTGTGTCTCGTACCGCTGCGGCTGGGCTGTGGGGCCGAAAAATGTGGGCCCACATGCCTGCTGTACAAAGGTCGCTGGCGGTATACGGAGCCTTGAATATGTGCGCAGCGTGAACGGCGGAACAGGTGTGTATGGTATGGTCGTACATGTACGGTACACGCTGCGTATGCGCGTATATACGTATTGCGTGCGAGTTACTCCTACTACACGGATGACGGAAGCAATCGATTTTGCTTTACCTGGCGGTAAAAACAAAAACGAAACAGCAGCAGTCTGGGACTCTCAGACCGCACCCACAGAAAAGTTACCCGCTTCTGTTACGGAGCGCAGGACGTGGGGACCACGCATTGGAAGGCAGAGCAAGTGGGTCCCGCATGCGTAGGAAACAGCTTCGAGCGCGAGTGCAAGAGATTTTTTTGTTACGGTAAAGGTTAATTTCCGAGTGTGCAGGCGTTCAAGCTCCAGCCCGTATGTTTGGTGGACCGTCCGACACAACGAAGGGTAGGGCTTTAATGTTAGGGTAAAGACTAGTTTTTAAACGTGTATTTAGACGGATAGTATATACATTGTGATAGTCATTGGATTGCAATCGTTTCTCTATATCGGATGCCTGTCCAACTTGTTTAGAAGATGGATCTCATCCTAGCCTTATCTGTCCAAATGTTGTATTCTTAAGCTTAGGAGATGTGCACACCAACGCTCTACTCTACTCTACTCAGCCTCCGTGATGTTCTGCCTCCTCGCTCGCTCTGGCCGCTTCGACACCACAGAGGGCCACGCTCCAATCCTTGTCCCTCGGAGGAGTTGCA harbors:
- the LOC133889266 gene encoding ABC transporter B family member 19-like: MAEEATKAEAGSCSGGGCEAVKKRPEQSVAFHELFSFADPLDWLLMAAGSAGAVVHGAAMPVFFLLFGELVNGFGKNQHNLRRMTDEVSKYSLYFVYLGLVVCASSYLEIACWMYTGERQVGALRRRYLEAVLRQDVGFFDTDARTGDVVFSVSTDTLLVQDAIGEKVGNFIHYLATFLAGLVVGFVSAWRLALLSIAVIPGIAFAGGLYAYTLTGLTSKSRDSYANAGIIAEQAIAQVRTVYSYVGETKALNSYSEAIQNTLKLGYKAGMAKGLGIGCTYGIACMSWALVFWYAGVFIRNRQTDGGKAFTAIFSAIVGGLSLGQSFSNLGAFSKGKIAGYKLLEVIRQRPTIVQDTADGRCLDEVHGNIEFKEVSFSYPSRPDVMIFREFSLFFPAGKTAAVVGGSGSGKSTVVALIERFYDPNQGQVLLDNVDIKTLQLKWLRDQIGLVNQEPALFATTILENILYGKPDATMAEVEAAATSANAHSFIALLPNGYNTHVGERGLQLSGGQKQRIAIARAMLKNPKILLLDEATSALDAGSESIVQEALDRLMVGRTTVVVAHRLSTIRCVDMIAVIQQGQVVETGTHDELLAKGSSGAYATLIRFQETARNRACPSTRKSRSSRLSNSLSTRSLSLRSGSLRNLSYSYSTGADGRIEMVSNADNDRKYPAPKGYFFKLLKLNAPEWPYTILGAIGSILSGFIGPTFAIVMSNMIEVFYYRNPNKMERKTREYVFIYIGTGLYAVVAYLVQHYFFSIMGENLTTRVRRMMLAVILRNDVGWFDQEENNSSLVAARLSTDAADVKSAIAERISVMLQNMTSLLVSFVVGFIIEWRVALLILVTFPLLVLANFAQQLSMKGFAGDTAKAHAKTSMIAGEGVSNIRTVAAFNAQDKILSLFCSELRVPQMHSLRRSQISGALFGLSQLSLYASEALILWFGAHLVRSHVSTFSKVIKVFVVLVITANSVAETVSLAPEIVRGGESIRSVFSILNNRTRIDPDEPDAEQVESIRGEIDFRHVDFAYPTRPDVMVFKDFSLRIRAGQSQALVGASGSGKSTVIALIERFYDPIAGKVMIDGKDIRRLNLKSLRLKIGLVQQEPVLFATSILENIAYGKDGATEEEVIEAAKVANVHGFVSALPDGYKTPVGERGVQLSGGQKQRIAIARTVLKDPAVLLLDEATSALDAESECVLQEALERIMKGRTAVLVAHRLSTIRGVDSIAVVQDGRVVEQGSHGDLVSRPDGAYSRLLQLQLHHG